Within the Thermoflexus sp. genome, the region GGAGGTGCTGGATGGCTGCAAAGCCGGCGCCGGCAGGAAGTCGGGATCTCTAGTCACCACTTCTCCCTGTTGCACGATCCGCCTGTTTAGAACCGATCCCATGGTTTTTGACTTCGAACGTGGAAGGAGGAGGTGATGATCTCTCCAAATCGAAGGGAGATAACGTTGATCATCCTAGCATTTGTATGGTTTTTTGTGATAAGCCCCCCTTTGCTATGGCTGTCTATACGTTTGGGGTTGCCTCCCACGATGAGGGTCTGGATGGGGTGGGCTGTTTTCTTGATTTTTGCCCTGCTGGGTGGGACAGCGGTTCTTCTCTATACGCGCCGTGTGGCCCGGGAGATGGGGGTGGGGGGACTGGTGGTGACGGTGATCTGGATCGGGCTGGCGATCCTGCTGGCCCGGGGGATCATGTCCGCTCTTCGCTCGATCGGGCGCTGAGGCAGGCTTCCCGGATGAGGCGATACGGTTGGGAGGAGAACGCCCAATGGGATACTGGATGGGGGTGACGCTGGGCCTTCTGGGGGCGCTGATCGTCGGCCTGGCGGCCGGTGTGGATCGCGATCCCTCTGGCCGCTATGCCATGGCCGTCATCGCGGCCCTGACGCTGGTGGCCGGGATGGGGGTCCTCTGGGAGAACGGACCGGCGGGAGAGCCCCGGCACGTTCGGGTTCTCCGGGGGATGCTCTGGCTGCTGCCGATTTTCCTGTTCCTGCTGTGCCGTGTCATCGCGTTGACTGCTCCATAGGATCTGGAGGGAAGATCGTGCTCCCCTGCGATCCGGATGGATCCCCTTCGTTCTCGTTCTGATATGGGTGTTTCGGTCTCCCCTGTCAGGGGGGGCGCTCCGCGAAATGAGGATCCGTTGGGAAGGGTTCCGGATCCGGGGCTCCGGGAGCCAATGACGGATCTCCTTCTTCTCTGGACCGCCGCCTCGCCCTTTGATCGGATCATGGGGATCCGGCCTGGCGTCTTGCCCCACCTTCCCATCGACCCTTCTCTTATTCTGTTTATTTTGATAACAGGGATCGGATTTCACGCTACAATATATTCTGCTTATTTTCTGCGTTATCGGGTTTACTTCTCGCCTTTCTCCTCGGCTTGCATTGTAGCGGGGATTTGGGGCTTGACATTGTTTCTGGCGGTTACGATCCCGGCGGGTTTTGTAAGGGATTCCGTGGGAGTGGGGAGTTTGCTGGCCTTGCCCCATCTTGTCATCAGTCCCATCCTGGCCCGTGTCTGGTTTCAAGCTGGATGGCGAAGGTGAATGGGGCGCGCGCCCGAATGACCTCGGGACAGCTCCCGGCTGGGGGGCGGTGAGATGGTCCGATGGCGGAAACTTTCCCGAAAGCGGCGCTCGAAGATCCTGTGGGGGATCGCCGGGTTCTTATATTTTCTGATTATTTTTCCCTTCCTGGCCTGGATGATGAATTCGGTGCGGCTGCGGGAGGTCGCGCGCTTTCCCTCGTGGGTGGAGATCTTCCCGGCCTTCCTCATCAGCCCGCTGGCTCTTATCGCGTTTCTCGTCGGGGAACGGCCGGGGTGGATCCCCTGGCTTTCCCGAACCCTGGGGATGGGGATCCTGAGCCTGTGGGTCCTCTCCTATCCGGTGGTTTAATGGCCGCGGCTTCTGCCGAAGGGGTGGGTTCCCGTCGTCACCTATGGGTTGGGGCTGGTCATCGGCCTGGCCTATGGGTGGCGGCGCGGGTGGGATGCGCTGACGGATCGCCTGGAGCGGATGCTCTGGGTGGTGGCTCTGTTCAGCGGCGGGAGCGCGGCGGGTCCGCTGGGGGCGCATCTGGGGATGCAGGCCTCCCGGTCGGGGGGTATGGGCTGGTGGACATCTTGGTGATCTTGGGGATGACCGCAATCGGATACTGGCTGTTTTTCGCGGGGATCGCCCCGAACGGGCATTTGCGTCCGCTGGGTCTGCGCTTCCGTGGAGGTCTTCCCCATCCTTCGTCCCACGATGAGCCGGCGATCGGATGAATGGTCCCGGGCGGGAGAAGGGGACAGCCATGGGAAACATCCTGATCGGCTCGTGTGTGGCCGCTGGATTTCTGCTGTTGGTGGTCTTCGCGCTCCTGATAGGAGCCAGACGGCCTCGCCTTCCGTCCCTGGCCCCTGTGGTCCGGTTCCAGATCCCCCTTCCCGTGGAGCAGGTTCTGGATCGCTTGGGGAAGGCGGCGGAGATGCGGGAGGAAGGGGATTTCCTGACCGGATGGAAGGCCATTGGGCGGATCGGGGTGATGACAGACCCATCGGTTCTTGATCCGGGCGGCTATGGGCGCATCGAGCAGAAGGCCCGGTATCCGGGGCTGGCCGTTGTGTGGGGGGAGGAGAACTCGACAAGCCTCCTCTTCCTCTCCGCCCGGGGGGAACGGAGCGCTCAGGATGCCCGCTCCTTCGCGGAACAGCTGGGACGGTTGACCGGCCTTCCGATGGAGGAGATGGGCGGGGAGGACAAGGCCTGGGAGGAATTCCAGAAATCCGCCCCGATGTGGTTTCCGGAATTCCTGGAGGCATATCGGTTTCGGCAGAACCCGATCGGGGTGGCGAGCGCCCGGCGGATGGCCTTCGGGGTTGTCTTGGAGCTCCTTCTCTCCCTGTGGGCTGCCCTAACGGTGGGGCCGGATCGGCTCGGCGACTTCCTCATCGTCGCTCTCCCTATGGGGGCGATCGGCGCGCTGGCCGGGTGGATGTTCCTGAGCTTTCTTCGCGTTTCCCAGGCGATGAGCCGGATCCTGGAGGCCGACGCGGGTGTGGACCTGAGGGCCTGCTCCGTTCCTCCCTGGGGGGCCATTCTGCTGGGCGCCCTGGCGGGCGCGGCGGGCGTGGCGCTGGGCGCGGTGGATCCGATCGCTGGGGCCGCCTATCTCTTCTTTGGTCCTGCCTTTCTGATCCCCCTGCTGGGCGGCCTGCTCTGGAAGATTCCGGAATCCGAGGCCGTCGGCGAAGGCCGGTGAGCGACCGGATCGGCGCGTTTCCTGGGGTGGTCGAGGGATGGAAGCTTTCCAGGGAAAGGCGCCCGAAGATCCTCCCGAGGGGCGGGGATCATGGAGACGACGGAAGAAAGGCGGATGCGGCCAGCGTTTCGAGGGATCTGGAAGGGCATCTGAACACCGGGAGGTGCGGAGATGGAGGGATGGATCTGGATGATCGCGGTGGGGATCCTTGGGGCGTGGATCGGGATGGGTTGAGCCGCTGGCTGCGGCGCCGGGGGCAGGCCCGCCGATCCCGCCGGTGAGCCCGTTTCTATTCCATCCGGGAAAGGAGGCCAGCGATGGGGATCCTGGAGGCGCTGTTCGGGAAGGATGACATGGGGGAGGGCATGCAGAGGCTGCTGCAGGGGGAACATGAAGAGGCCATGGAGCGGTTCACCCGGGTTCTGGAGCGGGATCCCGGGAATGCGCAGGCGTGGTTTCATCGGGGGATGGCGTATCTGGAGAGCGGGCGGCCGGAAGCGGCGATCCGGGATTTCACGGAGAGCCTGCGGCGGAAGGAGGATCCGGATACGTATTACAACCGGGCGATGGCCTGGCTGGATCTGCGGGATCTGGAGCGGGCGCTGGCCGATCTGGACGCCGCCCTGCGGCTGGACCCGGAGGACGCGGAGGCCTGGAACATGCGGGCGATCGTGGAGGCGGAGCGGGGGGATTCCGCGCGGGCTTTGCAGGACATCGAGCGGGCGATCGAGCGGGGGCATCCTTTTGCGGGAGCGCCTGGGGGATCTGGAGGGGGCCCGGCGGGATCTCCGGGAGGCATGGCGGCGGCGGAGGGAACTGGAGGAGGAGGGGCGGGAGGCGCTGCTCGCCCGGGTGTGGAAGAGGCCCTGCAGCGGCTCGGCGAGCGGGGATGATCGGGATTCGGGCGCCTCTCCAGACCCGGTCTTCCCCCTCGGGTCGGTCGGAGTTGTAACGATCAAATCGATGTTGTAACGTTGGGTTAACGCAGGGGAAAGGGGGTCGGATTAAGATGGGGGCAGGAGGTTTCATCGTTCGGGGCGGTTGCTTGGATCTGGAACGAGCCGGTTCGGACAGGGTCGTAGCCCGGTGGCATCTTCCCGGTGCCCGATCGGAATCCGTGGGCGGGAGGAGGTGAACGATGGTGCGGAGGTGGATGCGGGGATCGAGGGGAGTGCAGACGCTGGAGTGGGTGGCGCTGGCGCTGGTGGTGCTGGCGCTGATTGGGGCGGTGACGGCCTGGATGAACGGGCCGGGGGGCGTCCAGGTGGCAGCGCCGATCCAGCAGGCGCTGCAACGGTATGCGTGGTGTCTGGAGGGCGCTGGAGGCTGCCCGGGGGCAGGGGGAGGGAACGCCTTTGGGGCGAACCCACCGGGGGTTCGGCCGCCAGGGGGGAACCCGCCGGGGGCGAATCCACCGGGAGGGAACCCCCCCGGGGTGAATCCCCCGGGGGGGAAGCCGCCGGATCCGGTGTGGTGCGTGACCCATCCGGGGGATTGTCTCTCGAATTTCGGGAAGTGGGCGGCGGACAAGTGGGAGGATGTGAAACGGGGGGCCGGACAGGCGTGGGAGGGCCTGAAATCCACGGCGGAGGGGGTATGGAAGTGGCTGGATGAGCATAAGGGAATCGTGGCGGGGGTTGTGGTTGCTGGCTTGCTGATCCTTGGATCCATCCTGTTGACGGGTGGCGTGGCTTTGCCGATATGGCTGGCAGCAGGCGGGGCCGTGCTGTTCGGCGGGTTGTATCAGCTATCGAGTCCCAAAGCCGGCCTGCAGGGGTGGCTGGAGGCCTTCGGACTAGCAGGGATGGGAGCAATCGCAGTCCCTCTGCTTGCTCAAGGCATAAGCGCGATGGCAGCATCAGGGTTGTCCGGAATTCTGAGGCTTTTCGTGAGCAAGGGAATTATTGGTGGGGTTTCATCTGCACTCAGTTACATAATACTCACCCCACCCAATGAGTGGTCCATTCAGGGACTGGCCATAGCATTTGGGGCGGGGGTCTTGACGGAAATGCCGACGGTGCCATCGGCGAAAGCCGCGCTGGCTGCTATCCTGGGAACGATAGAAGCCGCCCGTCGGAAGGAACTTTCCTTGGCAACCCCAATTCGGAGCTTTGGTCAATCGCTCTTACTGGATGAGCATGGGGGCAAAGCGTATAACAGGGGCTTTGGTCGGGTTGTCGGAAAGGGGATTGGATGGTTGCGGGGGAAAGGGATCTCTATATCTTCTCCGAATTTTATGATGCGCGTTCTGAATCGGGTTTCATGGGATATCATAAAAATCAAGCTATTTGGTATGTAACTGGGAGGTGAGGCCATGTCTAACAAACCCAAGATTCATCCATTGAACATTGTGGGCTTTTTGATCATGGTGGCCGATCTCATTGCCGTGGGCTACTGGGCGCTGGCCATCGAGAAGCCCCGGGCAATCGCCAAGATGGCGGCGGGGCAGTGGACGCTATGGGATGAGGTCATCGAAAAATTGATAATCATCGGGTTCTGGGTGATTGCCTATATGGGCTACACGGTTGGGGCATTGCCGGACAACAAGTGGGACTGGAAACGTGCGGCCCGGTCCGGTTTGGAAGCGGTCATCTCGGGGGCAATTGTTGGCGCCCTTTATGCCATGATATCCCGACGGTAGAACATTATCCCAATGGCAACCGGGAGTTAGAGATGCCGAGTAGGTCATCCGGTGGCCGGCTTCATCCGCTGTTCATCGTGGGTTTTCTGATCATGGTGGTGGATCTCATTGCTGCTGCTTACTGGGCGATGGAGATTCAAAAACCCCGAGCGATTGCGCTGAAAGCGGCGGGGGCGTGGACGTGGTGGGATGAGATCCTGGATAAGCTGATCCTCATGGGGTTCTGGGTGATCGGCTACATGGGCTACGTGATCCAGAACCTGCCGGAATACCGCTGGAGCTGGAAGCAGGCGGCCCGGTCGGGATTGGAGGCGGTGATCTCGGGGGCGATCGTTGGTGCCCTTTATGCCCTGATCGCCCGGCGATGAGCCGTCCCGTTCCCGGGTTTTCCGGGACGTTCCATGGGCCCAGAGATTTGTGAAGTATAAAATGAAAAAGGCCGAATCAACAATTGGGACCGTATTGCTTATTTTGAGTATGATTGCCTTCGATTATTATGCGTTTGTCTGGGCCAAGCCTCGTCTGGCTCGAGGGGAGATCACGTGGCTGGAGGACAAGCTTGTTGTTCTGGGGTTCTTTATCCTGGTGATTCTTTCCGGCGCGATGATGTTCATTCCGGAGGAGGGATGGGAGAAAGGCCGGCGGACGCTGGTGGATGTGATCCTCAGTGGGGTGGCGATTGGCCTTTTCGTCAGCCTGATGACCTATCTCGGGCTGGTGAAGGAAGGGGGCCTCCACGCCACCCCTCCCCGAATCGGGGAGGGGCTCCTGGACCTAACCCCCCGGCCCCCTTCCCTCGTAGGGAAGGGGGAGCCTGAAAATCCCCCTTCCCGTTTCGGGGAGGGGCCGGGGGAGGGGTCCTCCCCTCCCCGAAACGAGGAGGGGAAATCGGGCTGTTGCCCACCTTCTGATGATCATACAAGGGTCGAGGGATCGTCGATTGGAAGGAGGGGACGACGCCATGCGTGGCCTTTGGGATGAGCGCGGCGCGGAGACGGTGGAGCTCATCGCCGGGCTTCCGCTCCTGTTTCTGTTTGTGCTGGTGGGGTGGCAGTTGCTCGCGGTGGGCTACACGGCGATGGTGGCCTCGGCCGCCGCCCGGGAGTGCGCCCGACAGGAGGCGGTGGGCGCCAGCGGCATCGCCGCGGCCCAACGGGTGATCGGAGCCTGGGCGCCGGGGGCCCAAGTGCAACCCCTCGGGGGCGGGGATGCCCGGGGATGTCAGGTGACGCTGCGACCGCCCCAGGTGCCGTTGCCCTTCCGGCTCCATGAGCGCATCCAGTTGCCGCCCGTGGTGGTCACGGCCTGGATGCGCTGGGAGAGGAGGTTCGGATGGTGAGGGCGTGGTGGCGGGAAGAACGGGGGGCCTCGACGCTGCTGATGATCATCCTGGGCTTCCTGCTGGTGCTCGGGGCGGCCGTGCTCTTCAACTTCGCCATCCTCGGCTACGTCCGGCACCGGGCGGTGACGGGGGCCGATGCCGCCGCCCTGGCCGGCGCAGAGGAGATCGCCCGGTATCTGAGCACCACGTGGGAGCTGTGCGCCCCTGCCGGGACGCCACCCGCGGAGATCGTGAGGGAATACGACATGGCCCGCCCTCAGGCGGCGGTGTGGTCCCAGATGGGATTCGCCCAGGCTTCCGCTTATGCGGCCGCCAACGGAAGCCGCCTCACCCGCTACCGGGTGCGCTGGGGGGCCGAAACCTGGAACGTGCAGGGATACCCGCTGCGGCAGATCCTGGTCGATAGCGCCGTGAAGCGCCCCTACGGGCTGGCGGGACCGGTGGTGGGGGGGCGTCAGGGGGAGATGGGGGCGGAGGCGACGGCCGAGGTCTATCTGAGCCGGTATGAATTCAATGCCTGGGATTGCAGCCCGAATCCGGAAACCCCCATGGTTTACTACTGGTTTCGCTTCACGTGGAGGATCCGTCTGGTACGGTGAAGGCGATGCAGATGATCCCCTATCCTCTCCGCAGATCGCAGATCCCTTCCAGCATCGCCCGACGGGCGCATGGACCGATTCCCATGGTGTCCTGCGGCAAATCTGTTCTCCGGAGGTGAGCCATGGAGACGAGGGGCTTGCATCTGGCTTCCCCGTTTCGGCGGCTGATGGCTGGCGTGGTGGAATCCCTGGTCTTCTATATCGACCTGTTTGCCGTGCTGACTCCCCTGGGGGTGATCGGCGCGCTGCTGGATAATCGGCGTTCCTCCGCTTCTCAAACGGCTGGAGCCGCGATCGGCGGAATTGGGTTCCTCCTGATCTGTGGCCTGAGTCTGGCCTACCTGGCGATCACGCTCTATCTCTGGACCCAGGGCATGAGCCTGGGGAAGTGGTTGCTGGGCATGCAGGTGGTGCATGAGGATGGGCGCCCCGCCGGCTTCTGGACGATGCTGGTGCGGGAGATCATCGGCAAGCCCCTTTCGGCCCTGGTCTTTTATCTGGGCTACCTGTGGGTGCTGATCGATCGGGAACATCAGGGGTGGCACGATAAGCTGGTGCGCACCTGGGTGGTGATGCGGTCCGGATCAGGATGATGGCGATGAATTCATGGAACGATGATCTGGGACGGGATGGGAATGGATCCCCCATCCCGTCCGTTGTGTATGGCGGAGACCCTCATCCGGAGGCATGGATATGTGGAGGATGCTCGTATATGGTCTGTCGGCGATCGCCGGGCTGGCGGGCGGCTTTCTGGCCAGCCTGCTCACGCCCCTGCTGACCTGCTTCTGCTGTGGCCCCCTGGGCGGGCTGGCGGGAGGGGCGGCCGCCTGTCTGGTCCCACCCCGTCCATCCCGACCGGAGTCTTCTCGGGTGGGGTTGCTGGGCGGGCTATCCTTCGGGGCTGGGGCCTTTATCGGATCGGCTCTGGCGGCCGGGCTGGGGCTGGCTACCGGGGCCATCCAGGCCACCCAGCGGGAGCTGTTGCGCCAGCTGGGTCAGAACGTCCCCGAATCGCAGGCCCAGGCCGGCGCGATCATCGGTGTTCTCCTCGTCCTCTGTCTGGTCGCTCTGTCCACGATGGCGCTCTCCGCCGCCGGCGGCTATCTGGGCGCCGTGCTGGTCCGCTCGATCCATCGGGAGCCATAATCCTCTGAGCGATCGCGGAAACGGGGAAGGCTGCCCCCTTTTCGCTATCACATTATAAGAGGAGCGCTGGACCGATTCCCCTCCTTCTGGAACCCAATCCCTCCCGGAGGTGTCCGATGCGCAAGCTCGTGCTGGTGATGGCGGTCGGGGCCCTCGTGCTGCTGGGCCTCTGTGCCGGCGGAGGCCTCGCCCTCTATTTCCTCCTCCGCCGTCCAGGCGAGATCGCCTCGGGGGTGACCGGAACGCAGAAAGTTCGGGCCGCGGACGGCTCGGAGATCGTCTGCCCGTCCGGCTATGAAACCCTGGATATCCGGGATCCCGCTGCTCTGATGCAGCGCGCGGAGAGATCCTTCCAGGAGCCGGCGCGATCCCTGCTCCGCAGCTTCTCCGATCGGGCCATCTTTGCCGCCCGCCGGGGCGACCGGATGCTCCTGGTCGCCGGGCAGGATGCGCTTCTGGAGGAGATCCCGGAATCGGAGCGAGAGGCGTGGAGGGCCGATCAGGAGCAACTCTACCGCCAGGCCTTCGCGTTCACCGCCGATGCGATCCGCTCGTCGGTTCCGGACGCCGAGGTCGTCCTGAATGGGATGACATGGTCAGAACGGAAGGGCACCCTGGGCATGCTGGAGATCCGGTTCTCCTACCATCAGGGCCAGAAGACCCAGGATGGGTGGATGGCCATTGTCTATTTCCCCCGGCGCATCTACAGCGTGCTGAGCGTGGGGGATGAAAAGGGGTTCCGTCTCCTGCTGGAATCCTCCCGGTTCGCTCCCGAGCGAGAGGAGGCCGCACGAGCTCTCCCCGCACCGACGGCGACCCGCCGGGCCGTATCGACGCCCACGCCGACCCCGGCGCCGACGGCCGTCACCCCCTTCGCTTTCCCGCCGGGATGGAAGGTCCTGACCCCCGAGGAGATCCAGCGCCTGATGTCTCCCGAGAGCGTCCCGCCGGAAGTCCGGCCCTACGTGGAAATCGTCCGGCAGGGAGCCCAGGCGATCGCCTATGATCCGAAGTCTCCCAGCTCGCTGATCGTGGTGGTGCGCCAGAGCGGAGCGATGACCCGGGAGCAGGCGGACCTGATCCGGCAGAACTGGAAGAGCGTTTCGGAGATGCTGGTGGAGCCCATGCGCTCCTTCATGGAGAACGCCGGATGGACGGATGTCCGGATTGAGCCGCCGGAGCTTTTCGATCACCGCCCTTCCCGGGGCCGTGCGGCGCTGCTGGCCGTCCGTTTCCAGGGGAGCGGCGCGTATATGGGAGTCCACCGCGACTTCCGGTCCGTCATCCTCCACTTCGAGGATGTGACCTGGGTGGTGACAGCCATGGAGGCCGACTGGAAGACCCTGGAGCTCGTCCTGGAGAACTCGAGGTGGTGAGGGAGTTCGTGGAAGGCTCCCCAAGCCCACGGCGGGCATGGGCGGAGGATGAACCCGGCTCGGAAGCGGCGCTCCATGGACGGCGGAGCAATGAAAGGAAGGTCCATGGACCATCGGCCGAGGGGTCCGGAAGCCATCCGCCCTTTCGTTCGCCCATCGCCGTGAAAGGAAGAGCGAGGCGTTGCAGAACAATGGAGGAGATTTTCGGCCCGGCAGTCGACGCATGGGCCTGGATTCCTGGGACCGGATGGAGGCGTGATGTCTCGATGGGCGTGGGCAGCGATTCTGATCGCGATCGCCGGCGCGGGGTGCGGGATCGGGTTCGCCCTCGGGGCGCTGGCCGTCCCTGAGCTCGCCCGACGTATGGGCACGGCATACCGTGCCCCTACCGTTCCTGCTGCCCCGATCGCCACGCCGATCCTTCCAGCGGCCACCGTCCCCCTTCGCCCTTCTCCGTCGCCGGAGGAGGCCCTCGTTCCCACCGCCACACCCCTCCCGACGTATACTCCCACGCCGCCCCGGACGCGGATGGCGCCCCCGCCCGCCTTCCCCGAAACCCCAGAGGCCCTCCCGCTGGAGGTGCCCGATCCGCCATCCGAGCCAGAATGGCTCGTCGGGCTCTCCCCCTCGGCGAGGGCCGCGGGCGTGGACCGCCGTCCCGTTTACCGGATCGGCGGGGTGCTGGAGCCGCAGTCCGGACGGCTGCGGGGCCGCCTGATCCTGACCTTCCCTTATGAGCGGGGCGCGCCCCTCCGGGCCCTCTGCTTCCGGGCGTGGGCCAACGCCCCGGCCTCGGGGGGCTCCCGTCTCGAGGTGGGGATCATCCGGCAGGGCGGCCGACCGGTTTCCCCCAACTGGAGCCTCGATCGCACGGCCTTCACCGTGACGCTGCCTTCCCCTCTCCAGCCCGGCGAGACGGTCGAGCTGGAGATGCCCTTCACGGTGACGATCGGGGCCCGAGCGGGCGGCTATGGCCTGATGCAGAAAACCGGCGATGGGCGTCTCGTCCTCTACTACGGTTATCCGGAGCTGGCCCGGATTCAGGAAGGCCGCTGCGTCCTGGATCCGCCGTGGGAGAACGGGGATCTGCACCAAGCGGAGGCGGCGCACTTCGCCCTCCGCCTGCGCCTTCCCGAAGGGATGGCGCTGGCGGCGAGCGGCGTGACGGTTCGGGAATCCGCCGGGCCAGGGGGATGGCAGACCGTGGAGATCGTGGCGCCATATACGCGGAACTTCGTGATGGTCGCCGGGGAGATGCGCCGGATCTCCGTTGAACGGGATGGGATCCGGGTGAACGGGTTTTACCGGAACGCGCCGGCGGCAGAGGCGCGCCGGGCCCTGGAGGACGCGGCCGACGCCCTGGAGCGGTTCGGGAGGGCCTTCGGCGATTACCCCCTGGCGGAGCTGGATGTGGTGGAGGTTCCCCTGCGCGGTGGGGCGGCCGGCGTGGAGGCCAGCGGCCTGGTGATGATCGGCGAGGACCTCTATGGGATGGGGGATCTGAACGGGCTGTTCGGAGGGCTCTCCCCCGGAGGCGGAACCCTGGACCTTCTGGGGTTCGTGGTGGCCCACGAGGTGGCCCATCAGTGGTGGTATGGGATGGTGGGCAACGACGCCCATCGGGAGCCATGGCTGGACGAGGGGCTGACGAATTGGTCGGCGGTCTTTTGGGTGGAGCAGGCCCACGGCCCGGAGGCCGCCCGGATGACCTGGGATCTCCTGGTCCTGTTCCCCTATCGCTTCCGGCTGATGGAGGGCGATCTCCCCCTGAACATGCCGGCGGAGCGATATTCGCCGTGGGATTACGCGGCGATTGTGTATGGGAAAGGGGCCTGGATGATGGAGGTCCTGCGCCGCGAGATGGGGGAGGAGCGCTTTTTCGCCTTCCTGCGGCGGTATCTTCAGCGCCACCGCTGGAGCTGGGCGACGGGGGATTCCTGGCGGGAGACCCTGGCGGAGTTCATGGGGAAGGAGCGGGCGGAGGCGTTCTATCAGCGATGGGTGACCGGTGCCGGGGTGACGGAAAAGGATCTCCCCCCCAGCGAGACGCTGGATCCGCTCCTGCGGGATCCCACGATGGCGGCGCTGCTCCGTTCGCTCCTGGAGCTCCTCATGCAGGCGCAGCCTTGAATTTCCCCTGCATCCTTTGATCCAGGAGGAGGTTCAGCGATGGAACGCAGGGTGTTTCTCATGGGGCTTGCACTGGCCGTCCTCTCCGCATGCGGTCGGCCTCCTTCGGGGGAGCGGACGACGCCGACGGCGACGTCACGCCCTTTTCCTACCTCGACATCCCGGCCGGCCGCTACACCCACCGAGGAGGCCAGGGCCCTTCCCCAGGGACGGTTCGCGGTGGGGTTCGTCAGCGATCCGTCTTACGGCATCGTGATGGAGGTCCCGGCCTTTGAGATCCGGGATCGCCGCCTGCGGGTGTATGCCGCCTTCGCCATGCGGGGGGAGCGGAGCCGGACGTTCTATGCCCCTCTGGAGCCCGGCCGATCCGCTCAGCTGCGGGCGGGGGGCGAGTGGCTGGACCCCGAGGCGGTGAGCGAGAACTTCCGGGAGGACATCTGCCCGGAATATCCGCCGTCGAAGAAGACCTGCCTCTGGATCGTCGGCGCGGTGGAGCGGGGATGGTTCGAGTTCCGGCTGCCGGAGGATGCCTCGCCGCCCTTCGTCTTCCGCTTCCCGAACTTTGACCGGGTGGAGCTCCGTCCGGAGCGACCCCTCTCCGGCGAGGTGTGGGGAGATCTCCCCTCCGATCCTTTCCCGCAGAAAGAGTGGGTTTTCGAAAACGCGCCTCGCTTCCGGCATCGGAACGTCGCCGTGGATCTGGTCTTCCGGCGCATCCGGGTGGACGGAGGGCAAATGGAGGTGGAGCTGGAGGTCCGGCAGCCGAAGGGCCTGCTGGTCATCGGACAGCTTCCCGGGCCCGGAGCGCTCGGGGTGGTGGACGCCACGGGCCAGCAGCGCTTCCCATCCAAATACCCGTCGGATATCCGGGAAATGGTCCCGCCGCGGGAAACCTCGCGCATGACGGTCACGCTGGTTTATCCCGCTCCTGCCGCGGCGGGCCCGCTGGTTTTCCGGCTGGAGGGCTGGCCGCTGATCCGATTCGATCCTTCGACCGGG harbors:
- a CDS encoding M1 family metallopeptidase, translated to MSRWAWAAILIAIAGAGCGIGFALGALAVPELARRMGTAYRAPTVPAAPIATPILPAATVPLRPSPSPEEALVPTATPLPTYTPTPPRTRMAPPPAFPETPEALPLEVPDPPSEPEWLVGLSPSARAAGVDRRPVYRIGGVLEPQSGRLRGRLILTFPYERGAPLRALCFRAWANAPASGGSRLEVGIIRQGGRPVSPNWSLDRTAFTVTLPSPLQPGETVELEMPFTVTIGARAGGYGLMQKTGDGRLVLYYGYPELARIQEGRCVLDPPWENGDLHQAEAAHFALRLRLPEGMALAASGVTVRESAGPGGWQTVEIVAPYTRNFVMVAGEMRRISVERDGIRVNGFYRNAPAAEARRALEDAADALERFGRAFGDYPLAELDVVEVPLRGGAAGVEASGLVMIGEDLYGMGDLNGLFGGLSPGGGTLDLLGFVVAHEVAHQWWYGMVGNDAHREPWLDEGLTNWSAVFWVEQAHGPEAARMTWDLLVLFPYRFRLMEGDLPLNMPAERYSPWDYAAIVYGKGAWMMEVLRREMGEERFFAFLRRYLQRHRWSWATGDSWRETLAEFMGKERAEAFYQRWVTGAGVTEKDLPPSETLDPLLRDPTMAALLRSLLELLMQAQP
- a CDS encoding pilus assembly protein TadG-related protein → MVRAWWREERGASTLLMIILGFLLVLGAAVLFNFAILGYVRHRAVTGADAAALAGAEEIARYLSTTWELCAPAGTPPAEIVREYDMARPQAAVWSQMGFAQASAYAAANGSRLTRYRVRWGAETWNVQGYPLRQILVDSAVKRPYGLAGPVVGGRQGEMGAEATAEVYLSRYEFNAWDCSPNPETPMVYYWFRFTWRIRLVR
- a CDS encoding TadE/TadG family type IV pilus assembly protein, whose amino-acid sequence is MRGLWDERGAETVELIAGLPLLFLFVLVGWQLLAVGYTAMVASAAARECARQEAVGASGIAAAQRVIGAWAPGAQVQPLGGGDARGCQVTLRPPQVPLPFRLHERIQLPPVVVTAWMRWERRFGW
- a CDS encoding tetratricopeptide repeat protein, which translates into the protein MGILEALFGKDDMGEGMQRLLQGEHEEAMERFTRVLERDPGNAQAWFHRGMAYLESGRPEAAIRDFTESLRRKEDPDTYYNRAMAWLDLRDLERALADLDAALRLDPEDAEAWNMRAIVEAERGDSARALQDIERAIERGHPFAGAPGGSGGGPAGSPGGMAAAEGTGGGGAGGAARPGVEEALQRLGERG
- a CDS encoding RDD family protein; amino-acid sequence: METRGLHLASPFRRLMAGVVESLVFYIDLFAVLTPLGVIGALLDNRRSSASQTAGAAIGGIGFLLICGLSLAYLAITLYLWTQGMSLGKWLLGMQVVHEDGRPAGFWTMLVREIIGKPLSALVFYLGYLWVLIDREHQGWHDKLVRTWVVMRSGSG